Sequence from the Primulina huaijiensis isolate GDHJ02 unplaced genomic scaffold, ASM1229523v2 scaffold37775, whole genome shotgun sequence genome:
TTTTTCAGAACCGGTGCCTGCAGGACCAGCCAGCCGGACCAAGAGAGGCAGTGGCCGATCAAGAATATGCAGCCCAGAGTCCAGTTTTTGCCCTTGGCGTCACCCAGCATCGGGTAGGCTAGTGCGGCGGCCGGGGCTGTTCGCAGGGTTTGAGCTGGGCTGTAGATGGTGGGGCCTTTGTACAGTGTGATAACCGATGCACCCGCCACGCAGAAAAGTGTGCCTGCCACCTTCGACATCCCATCCCTACGGCCGAGTCTCACTTTTTCTATCCTGAAAATTTAACGTACATATGAAATGGAAGAAAATGTTGTTACATTTTAATTATGGGACGTTTTATATGGAAAATACAATTCAAACATTCTTAACCATTCGGAAGTGCAAAAAATGTTTTCATGCAGGATTTGTAAGTAATGATTTTTGTGTTGGAAGTACATATATCGTGCCTGAGAATGGTAGCCATGAGGAACGTAATGGCTGGCACTGAATTTTGTATTGCAGAAGCAAACGTTGGCGATGTGTTGTCCAGTCCTAATAAGTAGAACCCTTGGTTCGCTGTAATCCTGTCAAATTTAAGATAATTGTCTTGatataatgaatttattttatttctttcattGAAAATGGCTTAAATTCTTGtaataaactattttttttcGTGCAGGATAAGGATAAACACCATACCCAACAATAGCTAGTAAAAAGAACTGGATGATGAAGCTCCGAGTGAGAGGTGGCCTCTCTTTCCTGATAAATTGATAAaacaattaacaaaaaaatatgagaTATTCGAAGTTGAAGAAATAACAGTGATGGAATAACAATGAATGAGCAAGATTACAGTTACAAAACATACTTTTCAAGAAAATAGGCAAAAGGCAATAGGAGAAAGAAGGCGAGAATGTTCCTGTAAACAGGGAACACAATCTTGCTAATCCCCATATTAAGTGCAGCTCGAGACACCACATGAAACCCTGCATATCCAAATTGCAAGGCTAACATAGCCAAATGCAGCTGAAATTTCTCCGGAATGGAGCACGTGAATCTGCCAGCAACGGCACCTGAATCCGCCATGACTACggaatcaaataataattagtCTTTTGCGAAAGAATTGATTGAGTGTGTTTAGCTTTCTTTGGTGGCCTTAGAATGGAGTTGAGGGCGGTATAAATAGAGTCGAGGAGTGAGGATATGCGCTCAGATTcttgtttgtttatttattttatttttttttacagtttTTTATTACAATTATAGTAATTACGAACACATGGGAAATTACTTTACATGcaacatatatattaatacatCCTCCACAATGATATATAAAAAGTTGATTgatgtatattttattataagattaattatatattgatcATGCTATAAAAATCACGTAGTTGGTCGAATGAATCCATACTTAATcgtaataaaatttaaatgggaTTCTCAAAACAATGTTGCGCGTCAGAAGATGCAACCAATTTTGATGTCTAGTTAAAATTACTGATCATTCTCTGATGATATACATGCAAGACAtgcatacatatacatacatacatgcatgcatatgtaaaataaaaaataaataaaattattggttTGAGTTTTGGGAGTAAATTTTCAACATTAGCACACGAATTTGCAGTCTAAAAAACACAAAAGGCGGGGGGTCCTAGTCAAATATTGAGGACTTGATATGTTTTTGCTTTGTCTCCCACATTAATCAATACTCTGTTGGAAAATTTtaatgcttaatgaatgaaaattaagcaaattaatcaatgtgtttgattggaaaaattcgaaaagaaaaacgaagcttaatgaacgaatattaagttcggtggttctgaattaaactcgaaacgagttcatcaaatgttgaaagaaactcaaacgagtagtcggaacaAGTAAGGGacgaaaatcgaaaaaaaaagggaaaaaaaaaaattcggtcgTGAACAGTGGCANAACAACTAAATTATGAGAACTTGAGGAATCACTCCTCATTCCTATGACGATGAGTGAAGTTGCCTACAAAGGTAGTGAGGTTAAGTATTgtacttttaatgattctgTAGCTTGCAAAATCGGGGTAAGTAGGATACCCTTTTACAAGGAGATCACCTATGTACGTGTGAGGACGGGCCGCCTCGATGAAACACGTATGAAGCCAAGATGTGTTCCATGTCCAAAACGGACACAACCGATAAAACaaaatggaaatggaagaaaGGTTATTATGTGGGTACAGTTGTCTGGGATGACATGAACCGccaagaagttcaagacatcacGTTCACTTCGTGGCATAGTAAATCCGATTGTATTCCACTAGGGAAGGTTCAAAGCCAAAAGCCACCTCTCTtgatgtgataatttttcgtatatactctctcttatgcatcacgagcattcatgcattaatttgACTAGACAACCCACCATCGATACCTCTATCAAACCAAACCACACGACGCCGAGCTAGGGAATGAATTGGAAACTGCCTTGCTTTGCATGATCCAAGAAAGCCAAGATTAACTTTCAACCAATATATATCGAGTTGATGATCTTGAGATTCTTGATCAGAAAAAAAGAAAGGATTTTTGGTCTTTTTTAAGTGAGAAAGAAGTGAGTACAGTGTCCCTTTTTATATAGTTTATGCACTAATTACAATGTaagtttgaaatttgaattatgttattaaTTGTTCCAAATCTGAAGACACCACAAACGTATAGCAGTATTCTTTTTAAGGAAATTGTTCCCATTCCAAAACGCTCTATTTTCATGATTTTGACTCCAACAAGTAAGTACTCTatgagaattaattaattttttttgcctCCCCTCAATTTAATGTGTCCATGCATGATTTTAATAGATTTTATCCAAAGAGAAAATTAGCACTTCAGAGCCCACCATGGAAATAGAGAGGTGAcgaaattaaatgaattttctTCTATTGATTGAGAAATATTTTGAAACTGGAACCACTTGAGCATCAATTTAAGTATTTGaatgaaacatatatatatatatatatatatatatatatatatttgtttgtcatttcaaaattatcatacaaaatttatatatgttgCTCTAATATTAATACACAATTCAAACAGATCGAATTgtcataaaatttaataataataacatttttttgtcGATCTATCTTAACATTctcaataattttaatataatatattgttcAATTGACGAcctattttcatattttttttatcatatatatcGATCTCCTGAAATTTCGTAAGTTACTTATTTTGTCCCCTCTCAAACTGAGACCATAATCATTCTACAAAACAAGGGTAAGGTTTGATGGATCTTTAACCTTATGCTGTTTCTGACATACAACCCCATGCCCCATATGATATACTAAAGAATTAATACTACTGTACCTTTATACATACATAAACCGacacaataaaatattatagatatttatatatataacaagaaTGAAGGGATATACATTGTCAAAAATAAGGACCCATAACTTTATATGGATCTGACCCGACCGGAAAGAACCGGTCGGGTACGAGGCTGACCCAATACAGGTTGGAAACTTTGATTATCGTCTGCCATGAAGATCTTTTGGCACTTGTTCATTTTTCTCTGTGAgtccattttatatttttacctATTGAAGTTTTTTCCCCcctaaaaaaatagtttttatcaagaatatagaaattaaatatgcaTATCATTGGAAATATAATCGAGTTCAAGCTTACTCTGACAGTTAAATATTAGCAttatcaataataatgttactTATATATTGAGATATGAAAATTTAGATATACGAGTGAGGTATTACCCTAAAGATTGGGTCTCGTTTGTTAGTTGTCACACAtcagttaaataaaatttttgagagTTGCACATGTGGGCTTGGATAATCATCCTCCCTTAAGTTAGCTTTTGAAGTTGAGTTAGGTCTaagtttcaatcttaacatgatatcagggCTCAGATtctaccgttatgtgttggaatGCCCATAGTTGGGACACTCGTCCTACTCataattgggtcatttgtaaacttcacgctccagataTTCATTCCTGAGTGTTAGAGGGGTGTGCTAGTTGTCTCACATCGATTAGACAAAATCTCTGAGAGCTGCACATATGGGTTTGGACAATCCTCCTCCTTGAGTTAGTTTTTAGAATTTAGTTAGGtctaagttccaatcttaacaccATTAACTCGAAAATGTCGTGGTGTTAAAAATTTGGCGATTGGATATGTAGTTTCTTGGCAATCACAAAGTAGACAGATGTTTCAAATGGGAAGAAAGCAGTAATAGGCGTGACTCAAGTTTTGGTTGTGTCCCTTAATTATAACTATATATGTTTTCGTAAACGCATGCGTCAAATTCAAAACGAATTAATATCCATTTTCTACTTTTATTTTGTGTATTGTTTTCTTTCGATGATTCTTTGCCTAGCTAGCTACTAcgtcaattttattttaattaatcccATATTGCAAAATGCATTGAAATTAATATTTGCATTGATGAGAAAATATATATGGTcccgaattaattaaattttagtaGCTTTAATTTAACATATACTTTACCCGCGTCGAATTATTACCTTGTGTATGTTATTGGCTGTAGTGAGGTGACCTTCTTATGTATGAGAGGAGCGTCCCTCTCGTTGTGCGCATCATGTTCTCGAGTCGTCAGGTGTTTATTTTCTGGGAAGCAGTCCTGCCACCACGTCGCAGAACGTGAGCTGTTGAGAGGTTCCATATTGCCGAGTCAGCAAATCACATCATATATCGGATATGGCATTGGAAAGAGAGATTTAAACAGTTAATAAACTACTCTGGAGGTTcctgtatatatgtatatttatagcccttttaagttttaatatatatttatttttacatttcGATTTACtccaaaaaaattcaattcataacataaaaatttaCTCATACATcatcgaaaatttaaaagtgaaaatatttttgtcattttgaGTTACAATATTTATATCCTAAATTATCCTTATAGATTCGATGTTGATCACAATATGAtcatttttaaaacatttattttaaaaaaaaaaaattattatggaaGCATATGATTTATCTTTGTCGTTGTTGTGGCAGACAGTGAAATATACTCCACTACGTATAACTTCATTAACTTGTACAATTTAATTATCAAGCCTGCGGACAATATAAtgctaaaatataatttctttaaTGTACGACATATTATTAATCCTAAGAGCTTTTAATAAATTGACACAAACGTCACGAATGTCTGAGTTGATAGAATAAGTAAACGTCTGACAAGTTGTCAGGAGTTTGACTTCTCTTATCAATATCTATTAGGCGAGCTTGTTCAATGTGATTTGTTGGGTTGAGGTTTATCTAGTGTCTATTGATCGATGGTAACGGTTGCGGATTTCACTCtcatttcatataaaaaaaatgtacacaACGGGTGGGTCTTGataattataatttgaatattatttaaCTTTCTAGAGCCGCATATTACGCAACAATTGGAACACAATTGATTGCTTTTTTATATTTACAAGTTAACCTTAAACGAAAAAAAGTAGTCAGTACTATTTCCCAACCTAAGTGTCGCGTGCGAGAATAAACAAAAATGAAAGCCGGTGCTGCGTAATTTGGGGACAGATATTTATTCACAAGTTCAACTGTGTAAGCAGGCAAGTGCAAGCATCATACTAGTGTCCTCGACTAGTCCCTTTCATTGTTGGAGATTCAAcacttttcaaatatatattcatcATGAGTGTTTCTTGCTCAGAATCAAGCAAGATTTTGAcccttttttatattaaaaaaatgaatattgtGGTCCAATATCTCCTAGTTTTCTTCCATACTTGGCAAACACATTGTACAGTGATCGAGTACAAGTTGCTGCCTTCATTGAAGTTCTTTGTGTTACTGTTCCCCTCCAAACTAACACACACTTGCCAAGTAGATTCAACATCACATCGATCTTCTATATATCTTTATAACTTCACGCCAGGACAAGTCATCCGAAATTACTTCTCGCAGTATCACTATTGAATTGTTGATTTCATCGACAACTTTTATTGGACACGATCATCATTTCTCTGAATCATGAGTTTCCCAAACACACAATCTCGAAAAGTCACAGTTTCAAACTAATTTATGATAATGGATGGCTGTAAATTATGATAATTCTACGCTAAAATAACTTGAAACGCCATTTTTCTCACATTTTTATCGTCAATGATCGTCATTCCAAAGAAAGCAGAGATGATAAGAGGACTCGTTTTTGGCCACTTTAATATATGCATCCACCACAGGTTGAAGCACGCAATATTATTATTGTTCACTTGTGTTGGCCACTTTTGACGCGTAAAGTGATTTCACTCAACCCAAAAAATGCTCCACAGATCAACTAAAGGCCCCACCCACTCTTTTTTTTCTAAACCAAGTTCATCGCTTCAATTTACGTTCATACAAGAAGATTTAATCAGCCTACTGTCCCTGACTTGATGCACCTCAGCCTTATCTACTTCTTGTCGGAAGCATAATAAAAAAGACCAATTTattagaaaagaaaaagaaaaaacaaggcAGGCAATAGGAAAGAGAACAAAACAAATATTGATTAGTGAACAGGTGTTGCTTTTAGTATACAAAAGATTGTCTTCTCTACGAGGGAATGATGGATTAATAACATCAAACCATGCATGAAGTTCGGATAAACGTAAAATCAAACAAATACCATCCCACTTTATGGATGTAAGTTGGTCTACTTTTGTTgggtggtatttttttttttttcacttggAAAATCTTGTTATAGAAATAGGTGAACCAAATAGTTTTGAGAAAATAGTCGATGCAAGGATTtgactcttttttttaaaacgatATTGCCTCACCACCGTACTCACGATTATTGGTAATCCGTTTCCCAATATACAACGACTACGGTTTCAAAATAGTAGCACTACAAATTTTACAGACACATGAACTTGAAATGTTTATAACGGTACCAagatggtatgcaaactttttaatttcaaattctaaGCGTTAAACTAAAAAATCCAATTCCAAGAGTTTAAATCTTGCAAAACTTGAAATTAAGCGCAAATGcttaaaaaactcaaaactataaGACAACTCTCGAATTTAATTTCAAAGTTCGAATTTAAATGTATAAGTTTAGAAAATCCAAACTCAAGATTTTATATctcgaaaatttgaattttaagctCTAATgcttaaaaatttacatatagaacaaaacttaaagaaaaatgagaagaagataaaattggtgtGATAATGCAAATAAGAG
This genomic interval carries:
- the LOC140968768 gene encoding protein WALLS ARE THIN 1-like, with the translated sequence MADSGAVAGRFTCSIPEKFQLHLAMLALQFGYAGFHVVSRAALNMGISKIVFPVYRNILAFFLLLPFAYFLEKKERPPLTRSFIIQFFLLAIVGITANQGFYLLGLDNTSPTFASAIQNSVPAITFLMATILRIEKVRLGRRDGMSKVAGTLFCVAGASVITLYKGPTIYSPAQTLRTAPAAALAYPMLGDAKGKNWTLGCIFLIGHCLSWSGWLVLQAPVLKKYPARLSFTSYQCFFGVIQFLLIAAFVERDPKAWLVHSGAELFSVFYAGVVASGIAFAVQIWCIDRGGPVFVAVYQPVQTLVVALMASLLLGEEFYLGGIIGAALIITGLYFVLWGKSEERKLNAEEKAGNQSSADHSNTTTQPLLTPNV